One window from the genome of Dermacentor silvarum isolate Dsil-2018 chromosome 5, BIME_Dsil_1.4, whole genome shotgun sequence encodes:
- the LOC119454101 gene encoding transcriptional repressor CTCF-like translates to MNIRASLSVVFFVAILNAPAFSQDEDVKKPSRRRGSEDRGGGSRETKEGADYEPKDFEGVFTRSMKKVQRQVRRRHNHYRRLHGVDPLEGDDELDRYAQAWALHLAKLGKVVHRRKKTYGENLYEGTFDDDNPIRGKDAVDAWYRQIDNYDFTKNCRQRRTSKFTQIIWKDTSALGTGIARGKDGTYYLVSVYDPRGNVRGEYRDNVLKPIEGEGETRPRPLPKPGPEPKPEPKPKPVLTPEPEPEPKPEPEPEPNPVPQKPPKVVTNQAGQPLIRLNGCPGKKALTFKINVSPNT, encoded by the exons ATGAACATTCGTGCCTCGCTGTCAGTGGTTTTCTTCGTTGCCATTCTCAATGCCCCAGCGTTCTCCCAGGATGAAGATGTG AAAAAACCCAGCCGCAGGCGTGGCTCGGAGGACCGTGGCGGCGGATCTCGAGAGACAAAGGAGGGTGCGGACTACGAACCAAAGGACTTCGAGGGCGTCTTCACGCGATCCATGAAGAAAGTGCAGCGACAGGTGCGCAGACGCCACAATCACTACCGGAGGCTTCACGGCGTCGATCCCCTCGAAGGAGATGATGAG CTGGACCGTTACGCGCAAGCCTGGGCTTTGCACCTGGCGAAATTAGGAAAGGTGgtgcacagaagaaaaaagacGTATGGCGAGAACCTTTATGAAGGAACTTTCGATGACGATAACCCAATCAGAG GGAAAGACGCTGTGGACGCCTGGTACCGGCAGATTGATAACTACGACTTCACGAAGAATTGTCGCCAACGGCGGACGTCCAAATTCACTCAGATCATTTGGAAGGACACGTCCGCTCTGGGCACCGGCATTGCACGAGGAAAGGACGGGACGTACTACTTAGTGTCGGTCTACGATCCCAGGGGAAATGTCAGGGGCGAGTATCGCGACAACGTGCTGAAGCCTATTGAAGGCGAAGGCGAGACGCGTCCGAGACCTCTGCCAAAGCCAGGGCCAGAGCCGAAGCCAGAGCCTAAGCCTAAGCCAGTGCTGACGCCAGAGCCGGAACCAGAGCCGAAGCCAGAGCCAGAGCCCGAACCAAATCCTGTGCCACAGAAACCACCAAAAGTGGTGACGAATCAAGCCGGACAACCGCTCATCCGTCTAAACGGCTGCCCCGGGAAAAAAGCCCTCACGTTTAAGATTAACGTATCTCCCAACACGTGA